The following are encoded in a window of Pseudomonadota bacterium genomic DNA:
- a CDS encoding DUF1826 domain-containing protein: MNHAAAELRLDHDDSAAQQKLTRRAASGSAPAVLAEILQDDVNIAIWERNLNGALAEQVQRLLAANPRYESSFSAAPVNARSRIDDALGKGDYPALADDIAALVAQFGELLSLKSIHVHMATSVRATCPRFHVDMLRCRLLTTYQGNGTEWLPHEAVNRSKLGSGSGGKPDLESGLFESPSEIQRLSRGDVALLKGERWQGNANGGLVHRSPDVPDGVRLLLTLDIAR; this comes from the coding sequence ATGAACCACGCAGCGGCCGAGCTGCGGCTGGATCACGACGACAGCGCGGCCCAGCAAAAGCTGACGCGCCGAGCGGCCAGCGGCTCAGCACCGGCGGTCCTTGCGGAGATTCTGCAAGATGACGTCAACATCGCCATCTGGGAGCGCAACCTCAACGGCGCGCTCGCCGAGCAGGTTCAACGTCTGCTGGCCGCAAATCCGCGCTATGAATCGTCTTTTTCGGCGGCGCCGGTCAACGCTAGATCAAGGATCGATGATGCACTCGGCAAAGGCGATTACCCGGCATTGGCCGATGACATCGCGGCGCTGGTCGCCCAATTCGGTGAGCTGCTGAGCCTGAAGAGCATTCATGTACACATGGCCACGTCCGTCCGCGCGACCTGCCCACGGTTTCATGTCGACATGCTGCGCTGCCGCCTGCTGACGACCTACCAGGGTAATGGCACTGAATGGCTGCCCCACGAGGCGGTGAACCGCTCGAAGCTGGGTTCCGGCAGCGGTGGCAAGCCGGATCTGGAAAGCGGCCTGTTTGAGTCGCCCAGTGAAATTCAGCGGTTGAGTCGAGGCGACGTAGCGCTGCTGAAGGGTGAGCGCTGGCAAGGAAACGCTAACGGCGGACTGGTTCACCGGTCACCCGACGTGCCCGACGGCGTTCGGCTGCTTTTGACGCTGGATATCGCCCGCTGA